A stretch of the Lactuca sativa cultivar Salinas chromosome 9, Lsat_Salinas_v11, whole genome shotgun sequence genome encodes the following:
- the LOC111882708 gene encoding uncharacterized protein LOC111882708, producing MNNCIHRFVTPLTTRQISTDTSLLELFSLSIPSMAKLTDMSYEIALRAIAFCFTLLAAVLAIADQESSATANWLLMLVNGIVSSYLGASMIHLVIHDDKKVDTKFVILVIDIIMGALLFCFAHLAVYAAGGIVSYSMVITFLGAYVFLWLPLASVISIAKTSI from the exons ATGAATAACTGTATCCATCGGTTTGTTACACCTTTAACTACAAGACAAATTTCTACAGACACCTCTCTACTCGAATTGTTTTCTCTTTCAATTCCATCTATGGCGAAGCTGACCGACATGTCGTATGAAATTGCATTACGCGCCATTGCCTTCTGCTTCACTTTACTGGCTGCGGTGCTCGCAATCGCCGATCAGGAGTCCTCCGCCACTGCTAACTG GTTGTTGATGTTGGTTAATGGGATAGTATCTTCATACTTGGGTGCATCAATGATACACTTGGTGATACATGACGACAAAAAGGTGGATACCAAATTTGTAATTCTGGTTATTGACATCATAATGGGGGCACTGTTGTTCTGCTTTGCTCATTTGGCCGTTTATGCTGCGGGAGGAATCGTCAGCTACTCAATGGTAATCACCTTTCTTGGAGCTTATGTCTTTTTATGGCTTCCTCTGGCTTCAGTTATAAGCATCGCTAAAACATCCATTTGA